In Mustela lutreola isolate mMusLut2 chromosome 1, mMusLut2.pri, whole genome shotgun sequence, one genomic interval encodes:
- the TRIM60 gene encoding tripartite motif-containing protein 60 produces the protein MEFVTGLVHLQEESSCPICLDYLKDPVTINCGHNFCRSCINMMWKDLDDTFPCPVCRFCFHNKSFRSNRQLSNLTEIAKRLQVRRSKRKRQEYSMCEKHNQFLTLFCGKDLEVLCTQCSFSVQHQKHYIYPIKKAATFHRKILEYSIEPLRDNVERVEKVLSLQTSKIVDLKRKVEDRREEIISEFEQIRQFLQNQQEALLRQMDDEERDILTKLNENQRTFSGHVSTLKHLLKEVECRCVQSELELLTHIKGIYNRYQNLTYPELFVFQLKKYGFSLPPQYSGLDRIIKPFRADVMLDLETAHPQLIVSEDRKSVRYGNQKKHLCYNPRRFYLCPAVLGSRSFNSGRHYWEVEVGNKPKWTLGVCRDRFPRNWRTWPVVEGGFWAIGRYIESIYVILGGKRTQLLPIVRPSKIGIFLDCELGEVSFYNMNDRSLLHNFNDSLIEAVCPYFYIGVDSEPLKISSVTDDER, from the coding sequence ATGGAATTTGTGACAGGCCTGGTGCACCTCCAAGAGGAGTCTAGCTGCCCCATCTGTTTGGATTACTTGAAAGACCCAGTGACTATAAACTGCGGGCACAACTTCTGTCGCTCCTGCATCAACATGATGTGGAAGGATCTAGATGATACCTTCCCCTGTCCTGTCTGTCGTTTTTGCTTTCATAACAAAAGCTTCAGGAGCAATCGCCAGCTCAGTAATCTGACTGAAATTGCTAAAAGACTGCAGGTCCGAAGGAGCAAGAGGAAAAGGCAGGAGTATTCTATGTGTGAGAAGCACAATCAGTTTCTGACCCTGTTTTGTGGGAAGGACCTAGAGGTTTTATGTACACAGTGCAGTTTCTCTGTTCAACACCAGAAACACTATATTTACCCCATTAAGAAAGCTGCCACCTTTcacaggaaaattctagaatatagCATTGAGCCCTTGAGGGACAATGTGGAACGAGTTGAAAAAGTGTTAAGTCTTCAAACCAGCAAAATAGTGGACCTGAAAAGGAAGGTAGAGGACAGGAGAGAAGAAATCATTTCCGAATTTGAGCAAATCAGACAGTTTCTACAGAATCAGCAAGAGGCTCTTCTTAGGCAGATGGACGATGAAGAGAGGGACATTCTAACAAAACTAAACGAGAACCagagaacattttcaggtcaCGTTTCCACATTAAAACATCTGCTCAAGGAGGTAGAGTGCAGGTGTGTGCAGTCAGAACTGGAATTACTGACCCATATTAAGGGTATCTACAACAGGTATCAAAATCTAACATATCCTGAGCTCTTCGTATTCCAGTTAAAGAAATACGGATTTAGTCTTCCTCCACAGTATTCTGGCTTGGACAGAATTATCAAGCCATTTAGAGCAGATGTGATGCTTGATCTTGAAACAGCACACCCTCAGCTTATTGTGTCTGAGGATAGAAAAAGTGTGCGatatggaaaccaaaaaaaacaccTTTGTTACAACCCGAGGAGATTTTATCTCTGCCCTGCTGTCCTGGGTTCGAGGAGCTTTAATTCTGGCCGGCATTACTGGGAGGTAGAAGTGGGAAACAAACCTAAATGGACCTTGGGGGTGTGTCGAGACCGTTTTCCCAGGAATTGGAGGACTTGGCCTGTAGTTGAGGGTGGATTCTGGGCAATTGGGCGATACATTGAAAGCATTTATGTTATACTGGGTGGTAAGAGAACCCAACTTCTGCCTATAGTAAGACCCAGTAAGATTGGCATTTTTCTGGACTGCGAGTTGGGTGAAGTTTCCTTTTACAATATGAATGATAGATCTCTCCTCCATAATTTTAATGATTCTCTTATAGAAGCTGTGTGTCCCTATTTCTATATTGGAGTAGATTCTGAACCTCTTAAAATCTCTTCAGTAACAGATGATGAACGATGA